In Gemmobacter sp., the sequence GTGGCGGCGGTTTCCTTGCGGCGTTCGGCCTTGCGCTGTTCGTCGGGGGTAAAGACACGGTTGCGGAAGCGGTCGCCGAAGCGGTCCAGCACCCCGGCGATGCGGTCGATGTTGGCAAGGTCGGTGCCGATGCCAAGGATCATCGGGGGCATCCTGAAACGCCGTCGCGGCAATGGCCGGGGCGCCCCCCCACCCCATCCCTCCCCCACAAGGGGGGAGGGAGGCGCCCCGCGGGCAAATGCGGTGCCTGATCAGGGCCGCGCGCCGCCGTGGCCGATGCCCGCTGCGCAATGGGATGCAGGCTGGGTGCCCCCCCCCCCCCCGTGGGGGAGGGATGGGGTGGGGGGGACGCGCCGAAAACCCGGCCGCTGGCATCAGGCCACTGCGCATCGCGCCTCGTCCATCAGGCGGCGCATTTCGGCAATGGCCGGGCCAAGGCCCAGGAACACCGATTCCGAGATCAGGAAATGGCCGATGTTCAGTTCCACCACCTCGGGCACAGCCGCCACCGGCTGGACGGTTTCGTAGTTCAGCCCGTGGCCCATATGCACCTCCAGCCCCAGGGCGCTGGCCAGGGCCGCGCCGGCCATCAGGTTGCGCAATTCCTCGTCGCGTTCGACGATGCGGCCTTCGGCGTGCAGGTCGCAGTAATGGCCGGTGTGCAGTTCCACCACCGCGGCACCAATGCGGGCCGAGGCCTCGATCTGGCGGGCATCGTGGCCGATGAACATCGACACCCGCGCCCCCGCCTCGCGCAGCGGCGCGATAAAATCGCCCAGACGGTTTTCGTCGCCGGCCACGTCAAGGCCGCCCTCGGTCGTGCGTTCCTCGCGCTTTTCGGGCACCAGGCAGACAGCGTGGGGCCGGTGGCGCAGGGCGATGGCCTGCATTTCGGC encodes:
- a CDS encoding pyridoxine 5'-phosphate synthase encodes the protein MSAQTLRLGVNIDHVATLRNARGGAYPDPVRAALMAEAAGADGITAHLREDRRHIIDADIGRLMETIRIPLNFEMAATAEMQAIALRHRPHAVCLVPEKREERTTEGGLDVAGDENRLGDFIAPLREAGARVSMFIGHDARQIEASARIGAAVVELHTGHYCDLHAEGRIVERDEELRNLMAGAALASALGLEVHMGHGLNYETVQPVAAVPEVVELNIGHFLISESVFLGLGPAIAEMRRLMDEARCAVA